Proteins encoded together in one Deinococcus hopiensis KR-140 window:
- a CDS encoding type IV pilus twitching motility protein PilT, producing MNLHDLLREMVVHHASDLHLQAGSPPMGRVDGRLQPMGIQYLNPDAMIALAQTLLTPEQRQEFAAMNELDLAYTVPELGRFRCNVFRQRGAVGIVIRRVMATAPTFDLLGLPPGVMKQLTQSSQGLVLITGQTGSGKSTTLAAMISHINHNAAYNIITIEDPIEFLHKNDKSLVVQREIGMDTRDFRTALKYALRQDPDVLMIGEMRDKDTVETALAAAQTGHLVLSTLHTQDTVQTVNRIIDFFPLNEHHQVRQQLAQALVGIVSQRLLPRADGQGRVLAAEILLGTALVKDYIKDPEKTPYIKDAMMEDNIRGMQTFDQHLVMLHRRKLISLEEALEAATSPHEVRLMLMRDEF from the coding sequence ATGAATCTTCATGATCTGCTCCGGGAGATGGTGGTCCATCACGCCTCGGACCTGCACCTGCAGGCGGGCAGTCCGCCGATGGGCCGGGTAGATGGGCGGCTGCAACCGATGGGAATTCAGTACCTGAACCCGGACGCGATGATCGCGCTGGCCCAGACCCTGCTGACGCCCGAGCAGCGGCAGGAGTTTGCGGCCATGAACGAACTCGACCTGGCCTACACGGTGCCGGAGCTGGGCCGATTCCGCTGCAACGTGTTCCGGCAACGGGGCGCGGTGGGCATCGTCATCCGGCGCGTGATGGCGACGGCGCCGACCTTCGACCTGCTGGGATTGCCACCGGGCGTGATGAAACAGCTCACGCAGTCGTCGCAGGGCCTGGTGCTGATCACCGGACAGACGGGCAGCGGCAAGAGCACCACGCTCGCAGCGATGATCTCGCACATCAACCACAACGCCGCGTACAACATCATTACCATCGAAGACCCCATCGAATTTCTGCACAAGAATGACAAAAGCCTCGTTGTGCAGCGCGAGATCGGCATGGACACGCGCGACTTCCGCACTGCACTCAAGTACGCCCTGCGCCAGGACCCGGACGTTCTGATGATCGGCGAGATGCGCGACAAGGACACGGTGGAAACGGCGCTGGCCGCCGCGCAGACGGGCCACCTCGTGCTTTCCACGCTGCATACGCAGGACACGGTACAGACGGTCAACCGCATCATCGACTTCTTTCCCCTCAACGAGCACCACCAGGTCCGGCAGCAACTCGCGCAGGCACTGGTGGGCATCGTGTCGCAGCGCCTGCTGCCGCGCGCCGACGGGCAGGGCCGGGTGCTGGCCGCCGAGATCCTGCTGGGCACCGCCCTCGTCAAGGACTACATCAAGGACCCCGAGAAGACGCCTTACATCAAAGACGCCATGATGGAAGACAACATCCGGGGGATGCAGACCTTCGACCAGCACCTCGTGATGCTGCACCGGCGCAAACTGATCTCGCTCGAAGAAGCGCTGGAGGCGGCCACGAGCCCGCACGAGGTCCGGCTGATGCTGATGCGCGACGAATTCTGA
- the panC gene encoding pantoate--beta-alanine ligase translates to MSARLLHTPDEVRAALEGAGRVGFVPTMGYLHGGHATLIRRAHAECGVVVVSVFVNPRQFGTGEDLSRYPRDLARDLEVVGEAGADFLFHPSVAAMYPDGYATTVSVGRVSGPPEGTSRPGHFDGVATVVLKLLNVVRPHRAYFGEKDWQQLAVVRQMVRDLDVPVGIVGVPTVREASGLALSSRNSYLSAEQRERAAVLSRALRAVQDTALRGEREVKRLRQSGLDVLATEPGVQLDYLTVVDGNMTEHPQATEDALTRVLIAARMFGVRLIDNMPLWPESTPSATMGGTR, encoded by the coding sequence GTGAGCGCCCGACTGCTTCACACCCCGGACGAGGTCCGCGCCGCCCTGGAGGGAGCGGGACGGGTGGGCTTTGTGCCCACGATGGGCTACCTGCACGGGGGACACGCCACCCTGATCCGCCGAGCACACGCGGAATGCGGCGTGGTGGTGGTCAGCGTCTTCGTGAACCCGAGACAGTTCGGCACTGGAGAGGACCTCTCGCGTTATCCCCGGGACCTTGCCCGGGACCTGGAGGTGGTGGGCGAGGCGGGAGCCGACTTCCTGTTTCACCCCTCTGTAGCGGCGATGTACCCGGACGGCTACGCCACCACGGTGTCGGTGGGCCGCGTCTCCGGGCCGCCCGAGGGAACGTCGCGCCCCGGTCACTTTGACGGAGTGGCGACGGTGGTCTTGAAGCTGCTGAATGTGGTGAGGCCCCACCGGGCCTACTTCGGGGAGAAAGACTGGCAACAACTGGCGGTGGTGCGGCAGATGGTGCGGGACCTCGATGTGCCTGTGGGGATCGTGGGGGTACCGACAGTGCGTGAGGCGTCCGGGCTGGCCCTGAGCAGCCGCAACAGTTACCTCAGCGCGGAGCAGCGGGAGCGGGCCGCGGTGCTGTCGCGGGCCCTGCGCGCCGTGCAGGACACTGCCCTGAGGGGTGAGCGCGAGGTGAAGCGGCTGCGGCAGTCCGGGCTGGACGTGCTGGCCACCGAACCCGGGGTGCAGCTCGACTACCTGACGGTGGTGGACGGAAACATGACCGAGCACCCGCAGGCCACGGAGGACGCCCTGACCCGGGTCCTGATCGCCGCCCGGATGTTCGGGGTCCGGCTCATCGACAACATGCCCCTGTGGCCCGAGTCCACTCCCAGCGCTACAATGGGGGGCACACGATGA
- a CDS encoding phage holin family protein translates to MGFLLRLLVNALALYLVTRVYPGVSFTPGADVGSVLISALVLGLVNALIRPVLLLLSLPVNVLTLGLFTLVVNGVVLWLAASVTALNVSGLTGAILGALVLSVVSWILDRIVHALGLDGERK, encoded by the coding sequence ATGGGTTTCCTCCTCCGGCTGCTGGTCAATGCGCTGGCGCTGTACCTCGTGACGCGGGTGTACCCAGGCGTGAGCTTCACGCCTGGTGCCGACGTGGGCAGCGTCCTGATCTCCGCGCTCGTCCTGGGGCTGGTCAACGCCCTGATCCGCCCGGTGCTGCTGCTGCTGAGCCTGCCGGTGAACGTCTTGACGCTGGGCCTCTTTACCCTGGTGGTCAACGGCGTGGTGCTGTGGCTCGCGGCGAGCGTCACGGCGCTGAACGTCTCGGGCCTGACGGGGGCCATCCTCGGCGCGCTCGTGCTGAGCGTCGTGAGCTGGATTTTGGACCGGATCGTCCACGCGCTCGGCCTGGATGGGGAACGCAAGTGA
- a CDS encoding alpha-amylase family glycosyl hydrolase has protein sequence MTQTLAGELKWWQRGIIYQIYPRSFQDASGDGVGDLRGITARLPYLASLGVEAVWLSPIFTSPMRDFGYDVADYCGVDPLFGTLEDFDALVQGAHRLGLKVMLDYVPNHSSSDHAWFQEALKGKDSPKRDWYVWRDPAPDGSVPNNWKSFFGGPAWTLDERSGQYYLHQFLPSQPDLNWRNPEVRAAMYGALRFWMRRGVDGFRVDVIWLLAEDDRYLDEPENPDWQPGMIEHASLDHIYTQDQPETHAYIREMRQVLDEFEDRMMVGEIYLPVDRLLPYAGTKDTEMVHLPFNFHLIGMPWDAAQVRAFADTYDAACVLAGAWPNWVLGNHDQHRFKTRVGTQGYRVAQTLLLTLRGTPTVYYGDEIGMENVPVPPEKMVDPAGLQQPDVPAASRDPERTPMQWDSTENAGFAPAGVTPWLPLAADADQVNVAAQEKDEGSDLNYFRALTRLRREHPALVGGEYHSHDAGYGDVFAFERTLDGERLTVLLNFGGETRAVGALANGETLLSSLWDAGAVGAPLRPFEARIVRAGP, from the coding sequence ATGACCCAGACCCTCGCCGGCGAACTGAAGTGGTGGCAGCGCGGCATCATCTACCAGATCTACCCCCGTTCCTTTCAGGACGCGAGCGGGGACGGCGTGGGCGACTTGCGCGGCATCACAGCGCGGCTGCCCTATCTGGCGAGCCTCGGCGTGGAGGCGGTGTGGCTCTCCCCCATCTTCACCAGCCCCATGCGCGACTTCGGGTACGACGTGGCCGACTACTGCGGCGTCGATCCACTCTTCGGCACCCTGGAAGATTTCGACGCGCTGGTGCAGGGCGCGCACCGCCTGGGCCTGAAGGTGATGCTGGACTACGTGCCCAACCACAGTTCCTCGGACCACGCGTGGTTTCAGGAAGCCCTGAAGGGCAAGGACAGCCCCAAGCGCGATTGGTACGTGTGGCGCGACCCCGCACCCGACGGCAGCGTGCCCAACAACTGGAAGTCTTTTTTCGGCGGCCCCGCTTGGACGCTGGACGAACGAAGCGGGCAGTATTACCTTCACCAGTTTCTGCCCTCGCAGCCGGACCTCAACTGGCGCAACCCGGAGGTGCGCGCGGCGATGTACGGCGCGCTGCGCTTTTGGATGCGCCGGGGTGTGGACGGCTTCCGCGTGGACGTGATCTGGCTGCTGGCCGAAGACGACCGCTATCTGGACGAGCCCGAGAACCCCGACTGGCAGCCTGGAATGATCGAGCACGCCTCGCTGGACCACATCTACACCCAGGACCAGCCGGAGACGCACGCGTACATCCGCGAGATGCGGCAGGTGCTGGACGAGTTTGAGGACCGCATGATGGTGGGCGAGATCTACCTGCCGGTGGACCGGCTGCTGCCCTACGCGGGAACAAAGGACACCGAGATGGTCCACCTGCCCTTCAACTTCCACCTGATTGGGATGCCGTGGGACGCGGCGCAGGTACGCGCCTTTGCCGACACGTACGACGCGGCCTGCGTACTGGCCGGAGCCTGGCCCAACTGGGTGCTGGGCAACCACGACCAGCACCGCTTCAAGACGCGGGTGGGGACGCAGGGCTACCGGGTGGCCCAGACCCTGCTGCTGACCCTGCGCGGCACGCCGACGGTGTATTACGGCGACGAGATCGGCATGGAGAACGTGCCTGTTCCCCCCGAGAAGATGGTGGACCCGGCGGGACTCCAGCAACCCGACGTGCCCGCCGCCAGCCGTGATCCCGAGCGCACCCCGATGCAGTGGGACAGCACCGAGAACGCGGGCTTTGCTCCGGCGGGCGTGACGCCCTGGCTGCCCCTCGCCGCCGACGCGGACCAGGTGAATGTGGCGGCGCAGGAGAAGGACGAAGGCAGCGACCTGAATTACTTCCGGGCCCTGACCCGGCTGCGGCGCGAGCACCCAGCGCTGGTGGGCGGTGAGTACCACTCGCACGACGCGGGCTACGGGGACGTCTTCGCCTTCGAGCGGACGCTGGACGGCGAGCGGCTGACCGTACTGCTGAATTTCGGGGGCGAGACGCGGGCAGTGGGCGCCCTGGCAAACGGAGAAACCCTGCTGAGCAGCCTGTGGGACGCCGGGGCGGTCGGCGCGCCCCTGCGGCCCTTCGAGGCGAGGATCGTCCGGGCGGGCCCCTGA